The following coding sequences lie in one Treponema socranskii subsp. buccale genomic window:
- a CDS encoding RNA 2'-phosphotransferase, which translates to MNYTELSKEISYALRHVPCEYELEMDEDGWVEVEQLLESLRENERWKNLQLTDLEKMIEKSEKKRHELIDGRIRAFYGHSFPMHIKKEKEIPPGELFHGTARRFLSRIEKNGLLPMHRQYVHLSVDIETAIQVGKRHDDEPVILRIDAIKAWNENTAFYRGNEKVWLADCIPMKYIEKI; encoded by the coding sequence ATGAATTATACAGAACTCAGTAAAGAAATATCATATGCTCTGCGCCATGTACCTTGTGAATATGAATTAGAAATGGATGAAGATGGTTGGGTAGAGGTAGAACAATTATTAGAATCCTTGAGAGAAAATGAACGGTGGAAAAATTTGCAACTGACTGATTTAGAAAAAATGATTGAGAAATCCGAAAAAAAGAGACATGAACTAATAGATGGAAGAATTCGGGCATTTTATGGACACTCATTTCCAATGCATATAAAAAAGGAAAAAGAAATTCCGCCGGGAGAGTTGTTTCATGGAACCGCACGAAGATTTCTTAGCAGAATTGAAAAAAATGGATTATTACCGATGCATAGACAATATGTCCATCTTTCAGTCGATATTGAAACTGCAATTCAAGTAGGAAAAAGGCATGATGATGAACCGGTTATTCTTCGTATAGATGCTATAAAAGCATGGAATGAAAATACTGCGTTTTATCGAGGAAATGAAAAAGTCTGGTTAGCGGATTGTATCCCCATGAAATATATTGAAAAGATTTAA
- a CDS encoding S1 family peptidase encodes MEISNFIKKCLYGVLVLCFSVTAVFAAPLRNYVCIVRSNLPKDTVTFLKDYRDRLENRGYASYAKNIDAYLKGSFGSGFVFYASNGKPYVVTNRHVVKEAETVNVEFENEDGSDSSYKELKIIAVDEDIDIALVALPDSYTRKGLTLSNVSVRDGDEVWSAGFPGLGSDPMWQLGKGTVTNARAKIKELLSPDISTLIQHSAQVDAGNSGGPLLTADSKSEAGYSVIGINTWKATYRESTNFSIPAAIIKSFIQRNIAGEKKQNIDERVKQFVKSTADKNELFFSLGKYISNEMVSKAGGDDFLDVLATAPSSVRSVIVEIFAYDPIEGLRYALAYKVWKTFQGDDGALTTEASAAEESTNGMKVSFTPQGKDAIPSLWTEEQGVWRLSEFGEAKAQTSSKKKAKKRSGASSVTGLEIDDPYLINISGGVLIPFESQTPGFNLSVLFMNTYFGGGPFIQTEKVNNVAIRNKYNEEKYKEAKSMTTVGAALRFQVPLAFNKFIVAPFAEVRPGFTNFVMKSIDESSARFYFGIGGGAYASYRITDWFAPMAGIQYMHSIYSEFFGGSVEHAHNMTIFAGIKLATRE; translated from the coding sequence ATGGAGATTAGCAATTTTATTAAAAAATGCCTTTACGGCGTTTTGGTCCTGTGCTTTTCAGTCACAGCAGTTTTTGCGGCACCGCTTCGGAATTATGTCTGCATCGTGCGCAGCAATTTGCCGAAAGATACGGTCACCTTTTTAAAAGATTACCGCGACAGACTTGAAAACCGCGGATACGCTTCGTATGCAAAAAATATCGACGCGTATTTAAAGGGATCGTTCGGTTCAGGTTTCGTATTTTACGCATCGAACGGCAAGCCCTATGTCGTCACGAACCGCCACGTGGTCAAAGAGGCGGAAACGGTCAACGTGGAATTTGAAAACGAAGACGGTTCCGATTCGAGTTACAAAGAACTTAAAATCATCGCGGTCGATGAAGACATCGATATCGCACTCGTCGCCCTGCCCGATTCGTACACGCGAAAAGGTTTGACGCTGAGCAATGTCTCCGTCCGTGACGGAGATGAAGTGTGGTCGGCGGGTTTCCCCGGATTGGGAAGCGATCCGATGTGGCAGCTCGGCAAGGGCACGGTAACGAATGCGCGGGCGAAAATCAAAGAACTTCTTTCCCCCGACATTTCGACGCTCATCCAGCATTCGGCGCAAGTCGATGCGGGAAACTCGGGCGGTCCGCTTTTGACGGCCGATTCAAAATCCGAAGCGGGATATTCGGTTATCGGAATCAATACGTGGAAAGCGACGTACCGTGAATCGACGAACTTTTCAATTCCCGCGGCGATCATCAAATCTTTTATACAAAGGAATATCGCCGGAGAGAAAAAACAAAATATCGACGAACGTGTAAAACAGTTCGTAAAATCGACCGCAGATAAAAACGAACTTTTCTTTTCGCTCGGAAAATACATTTCAAACGAAATGGTCTCAAAAGCCGGCGGTGACGATTTTCTCGATGTACTTGCAACCGCGCCTTCGAGCGTCCGCTCCGTCATCGTCGAAATATTCGCCTATGATCCGATCGAAGGCTTGCGCTACGCGCTCGCATACAAAGTGTGGAAAACATTTCAAGGAGATGACGGCGCACTTACGACCGAAGCAAGCGCAGCCGAAGAATCGACGAACGGCATGAAAGTTTCCTTTACGCCTCAGGGTAAGGACGCGATCCCGTCTCTGTGGACGGAAGAACAGGGCGTTTGGAGACTTTCCGAATTCGGTGAAGCGAAAGCTCAAACATCGTCGAAAAAGAAAGCGAAAAAAAGATCCGGCGCAAGCAGCGTAACCGGCCTTGAAATCGATGATCCCTATCTTATCAATATTTCAGGCGGTGTGCTCATTCCGTTCGAATCGCAGACGCCGGGCTTCAATCTTTCGGTTTTGTTTATGAACACCTATTTCGGCGGCGGTCCCTTTATCCAAACCGAAAAAGTGAACAATGTCGCCATAAGGAATAAATATAACGAAGAAAAATACAAGGAAGCGAAATCGATGACAACCGTCGGCGCTGCGCTCCGTTTCCAAGTACCGCTCGCATTCAATAAATTCATCGTCGCTCCCTTTGCGGAAGTGAGACCCGGGTTTACAAATTTTGTGATGAAGTCAATTGATGAATCCAGCGCTCGCTTTTATTTCGGTATCGGAGGCGGTGCCTATGCGTCGTACCGCATAACCGATTGGTTCGCTCCCATGGCAGGCATTCAGTATATGCACTCGATCTATTCGGAATTCTTCGGAGGCAGTGTCGAACACGCGCACAATATGACTATATTTGCCGGCATAAAACTGGCTACCAGGGAATAA
- a CDS encoding M23 family metallopeptidase produces MKPPGDIVAHAGNTGNSTATHLHLEMIQCDLEMGDKARERVLDMEYNRLHEKDGGEKNTDTAKLVFKGGKDYYFKGDDGSDNWKHYRLNPLTGKK; encoded by the coding sequence GTGAAGCCGCCCGGTGATATTGTTGCCCATGCGGGGAATACAGGTAACTCTACAGCAACGCACTTGCATTTGGAAATGATACAGTGCGATTTAGAGATGGGAGATAAAGCGAGGGAACGAGTTCTCGATATGGAATATAATCGATTACATGAAAAGGATGGCGGAGAAAAAAATACGGATACTGCGAAGCTGGTTTTTAAAGGCGGAAAAGATTATTATTTTAAGGGAGATGACGGAAGTGATAATTGGAAACACTATCGCTTAAATCCGTTAACGGGGAAAAAATGA
- a CDS encoding SH3 domain-containing protein — translation MMKRLFCLVNLLFSIFYNLCAVDFKITEKTKIYDWVNEVFYDIEKGTLVQPKSYFVYDKNQVLSKEMNVENAYVIEYKGHEYAIDFNCIIPAATKDLFDPDIVTTSLRKNGKYWTYVEDCDVLFSRDRKTYYEKNKAAIEHYEQEVRGSYDGPWYENVTISPSAIYNVSITLNNDSRVMLLVKNIHKTTNGYKVLTEVLKFDSFEYDASYKFIKETFIPKAEITLKIVRDGEYLHFYTEDGRTIISCALVDEEFATQYENLIQTNKCDLSRVTWPRHADGSCDYETAVRLQSGKRYRASDNLRLRSSGSTAGKPVVTIGKGTQVKVLGIGAEQIIDGITSNWVQVEVQAGAKDRDGKAIAVGTTGWCFGGYLQ, via the coding sequence ATGATGAAAAGATTATTTTGTTTAGTAAATTTATTGTTCAGTATTTTTTATAATTTATGTGCCGTTGACTTCAAAATAACGGAAAAGACAAAGATTTATGATTGGGTTAACGAAGTTTTTTATGATATTGAAAAGGGAACACTGGTGCAACCTAAATCATATTTCGTTTATGATAAAAATCAGGTCCTTTCTAAAGAAATGAATGTGGAAAATGCATATGTAATTGAATACAAAGGGCATGAATATGCTATAGATTTCAACTGTATAATACCAGCCGCAACGAAAGATTTGTTTGACCCGGATATAGTAACAACCAGTTTAAGAAAGAATGGAAAATATTGGACGTATGTAGAAGACTGCGATGTACTTTTTTCTCGTGATAGGAAGACGTACTATGAAAAGAATAAAGCGGCGATAGAGCATTATGAACAGGAGGTACGAGGAAGCTATGACGGTCCTTGGTATGAAAACGTAACAATAAGTCCCTCAGCTATTTATAACGTATCCATTACTTTAAATAACGATTCAAGAGTAATGCTGCTTGTAAAAAACATACATAAAACAACCAACGGATACAAGGTTTTGACGGAGGTATTAAAATTTGATTCGTTTGAATATGACGCAAGTTATAAGTTTATAAAGGAAACGTTTATTCCTAAAGCGGAAATTACTTTAAAGATAGTAAGAGATGGAGAGTATCTGCATTTTTATACCGAAGACGGCAGGACGATTATTTCATGTGCTTTGGTAGATGAAGAGTTTGCTACGCAATATGAAAATCTAATCCAAACGAATAAATGCGACCTCTCCCGCGTCACTTGGCCGCGTCACGCCGACGGCTCTTGCGACTATGAAACGGCGGTGCGGCTGCAATCCGGTAAGCGCTACCGTGCATCGGACAACCTGCGGCTTCGTTCAAGCGGCAGTACGGCCGGCAAGCCCGTCGTAACGATCGGCAAGGGCACGCAGGTAAAAGTGCTTGGCATAGGCGCGGAGCAAATCATCGACGGCATTACAAGCAATTGGGTGCAGGTAGAAGTGCAGGCGGGTGCAAAAGACAGGGACGGAAAAGCTATTGCCGTTGGAACAACGGGCTGGTGCTTTGGGGGGTATTTGCAGTAG
- a CDS encoding cation diffusion facilitator family transporter, producing the protein MELNTADRDERHTALMRRAGYIALFGNLALACVKIFLSKVSGSLAVMGDGIDSLTDVAIALMTLVVSTIVSRPGDREHPWGHGRAETTATMALSFVIFFAGTQLAISSIGSLIGHSYKNEVSPAALAAAAVSITGKAILAVTQYTLGKKSGSAIIKANAQNMKSDIVMSSGVLLGIGAARFFRCPSLDPVTALLVSAWVIKNAIAIFSDMNTELMDGNTDREIYKRLFDAASSVKGVSHPHRARIRKIASHWDIDLDIEVAADMSVSAAHEIACQVESAVRCAIPDVYDIMVHVEPAGLNDENEQYGLDENDVR; encoded by the coding sequence ATGGAATTAAACACGGCGGACAGAGATGAAAGACATACCGCGCTCATGCGGCGGGCGGGATATATTGCGCTTTTCGGAAATCTTGCGCTCGCATGCGTAAAGATTTTTCTTTCGAAAGTTTCGGGAAGCCTTGCGGTTATGGGCGACGGCATCGATTCGCTCACCGACGTCGCAATCGCGCTCATGACGCTCGTCGTAAGCACTATCGTTTCGCGGCCGGGCGACAGAGAACATCCGTGGGGACACGGCAGGGCGGAAACGACGGCGACGATGGCGCTGTCTTTCGTCATCTTTTTTGCCGGCACGCAGCTCGCCATTTCGTCCATAGGCTCTCTTATCGGGCACTCGTACAAAAACGAAGTGAGCCCTGCGGCACTCGCTGCAGCCGCAGTATCGATTACGGGAAAAGCGATACTCGCCGTAACGCAGTATACGCTCGGTAAAAAAAGCGGCAGCGCCATAATCAAAGCGAACGCACAGAATATGAAAAGCGATATCGTCATGTCTTCGGGTGTGCTTTTAGGCATAGGAGCTGCGCGGTTTTTCCGCTGCCCTTCACTCGATCCCGTTACCGCCCTCCTCGTAAGCGCATGGGTTATTAAAAATGCGATAGCGATCTTTTCGGATATGAATACCGAACTCATGGACGGAAACACCGACCGCGAAATATACAAGCGCCTTTTCGACGCCGCATCTTCCGTAAAAGGAGTGTCGCATCCGCACCGAGCGCGGATCAGAAAAATCGCTTCGCATTGGGATATCGATTTGGATATAGAAGTGGCGGCCGATATGAGCGTGTCGGCAGCTCACGAAATCGCCTGTCAAGTGGAAAGCGCCGTCCGATGCGCCATCCCCGACGTGTACGACATCATGGTACACGTGGAACCCGCAGGACTGAACGATGAAAACGAACAGTACGGGCTTGACGAAAACGACGTGAGATAA
- a CDS encoding SDR family NAD(P)-dependent oxidoreductase: protein MIKIAMITGASSGLGSIYAKLIDGRKDIDEIWLIARREDKLFELSSSLEHRTNILPLDLTKPVSIDRLESALKAKAERSSLYDLSSADEKKDESGITVAFLVNCAGVGKIGNYCDIERDDNERMIALNCTAFVNAANTVLPYMKRGARIINISSTSAFQPFQHLAVYAATKAFVLSWSRALHWELFTRGIRVTAVCPYWMKKTEFIKNAESSGIPLSHSVRNFHFGDDPAFAARLSLWGSALNLPVVTTGVVSTLHRLIAKIIPRGIMQALWELWRLL from the coding sequence ATGATAAAGATTGCAATGATAACGGGCGCCTCGAGCGGACTCGGAAGCATCTATGCGAAGCTCATAGACGGACGGAAAGATATCGATGAGATTTGGCTCATCGCGCGGCGAGAAGACAAATTGTTTGAGCTCTCTTCGTCTCTCGAACATCGGACGAATATTCTTCCGCTCGATTTGACAAAGCCTGTAAGTATCGACAGACTGGAAAGCGCTCTCAAAGCGAAAGCGGAGCGCTCGTCATTGTACGATCTCTCATCCGCAGACGAAAAAAAAGACGAGAGCGGCATAACGGTCGCTTTTCTCGTAAACTGCGCGGGCGTCGGCAAAATCGGCAATTACTGCGATATAGAGCGAGATGACAACGAGCGCATGATTGCGCTTAACTGTACGGCATTCGTCAATGCGGCGAATACCGTTTTACCGTATATGAAGAGGGGCGCAAGAATTATCAATATTTCGAGTACGTCCGCGTTTCAGCCGTTTCAGCACCTCGCCGTGTATGCGGCAACGAAAGCGTTCGTGTTGAGCTGGTCGCGTGCGCTTCACTGGGAGCTCTTTACGCGCGGCATCCGCGTGACGGCGGTGTGTCCCTATTGGATGAAAAAAACGGAATTTATTAAAAACGCGGAGTCGAGCGGTATTCCTCTTTCTCACTCCGTCCGTAATTTTCATTTCGGCGACGATCCTGCATTCGCTGCGCGCCTTTCGCTTTGGGGAAGCGCTTTAAACTTACCTGTCGTAACGACCGGAGTCGTGAGTACGCTGCACCGCCTTATTGCAAAGATTATACCGCGAGGGATCATGCAGGCGCTGTGGGAACTTTGGCGGCTCTTGTAA
- a CDS encoding ATP-binding protein: MVVMNLELNNLFGFQDFKVNFSYPKKLVKSTVENEYLETKPNFRYKKVNILMGANASGKTSLGKALANIFYFLKRKDISSFDDTFLDEKTEAYFSIDFLTGADALYRAVCTFSPGKILSLDIFSSEITVTDSYETCVKRLKKVSGKEDNEKLAGLPQSGWGWLCTFPRDEKSSSLLKDDTDILNLNILNAVLQTLDTSITEVLQSTEVENSYIIKSKNGDLFVQNGEVVDKNFLSSGTKAGLDIAFLISALYGDTHGFYYCDEQFSFIQSDIEQSILSLMISLLKPKTQLFFTTHNVDILDMNLPIHSFMFLRKDEKIEVVHPEEKIKKNDISLRNVVKNDVLNISPDINKILSIEYLTAER, translated from the coding sequence ATGGTCGTAATGAACTTGGAACTTAATAATCTGTTCGGGTTTCAGGACTTTAAAGTCAATTTTTCTTATCCCAAAAAATTAGTAAAATCTACCGTCGAAAACGAATATTTGGAAACAAAGCCGAATTTTCGTTACAAAAAAGTTAATATTCTCATGGGTGCAAATGCTTCCGGAAAAACATCGCTGGGTAAGGCTCTCGCGAATATTTTTTATTTTCTCAAAAGGAAAGACATAAGCTCTTTTGACGATACTTTTTTAGATGAAAAAACCGAAGCATACTTTTCCATCGATTTTTTAACCGGTGCCGATGCTTTATACAGAGCTGTCTGTACGTTTTCACCCGGTAAGATACTGTCGCTTGATATTTTTTCTTCCGAAATAACAGTCACCGATTCGTATGAAACATGTGTAAAGAGACTGAAGAAAGTATCCGGAAAAGAGGATAATGAAAAGTTAGCCGGCTTGCCTCAAAGCGGATGGGGCTGGTTGTGCACGTTCCCGAGAGATGAAAAAAGTTCATCCTTACTCAAAGATGATACGGATATATTGAATTTAAATATCTTAAATGCGGTTTTGCAGACGCTTGATACTTCCATTACGGAGGTTTTGCAGAGTACCGAAGTCGAAAACAGCTATATTATCAAAAGCAAAAACGGCGATCTCTTTGTGCAAAACGGAGAAGTCGTTGATAAAAACTTTTTATCAAGCGGAACAAAAGCCGGTTTGGATATAGCCTTTCTTATCAGCGCGTTATACGGAGATACGCACGGTTTTTATTATTGTGATGAACAATTTTCATTTATACAAAGCGATATCGAACAATCCATTTTAAGTTTGATGATTTCGTTATTGAAGCCTAAAACACAGTTATTTTTTACGACGCATAATGTAGATATTTTGGATATGAATCTGCCGATACATTCATTTATGTTTTTAAGAAAGGATGAAAAGATAGAGGTTGTTCATCCTGAAGAAAAAATAAAGAAGAATGATATATCCTTGAGAAATGTTGTAAAAAATGATGTACTGAATATTTCTCCGGATATAAATAAAATTCTTTCAATCGAATATCTTACAGCAGAGAGATAA
- a CDS encoding M23 family metallopeptidase has protein sequence MLWRVFEVDALYVAYYLNNAGVFEFNPYEGVPVRLRHPISEAERKKVKDKEHLAQTTVEITYNPGFVPAVPSDTNSSKDNKFLSNCSCNGMDFAAVNFCYHCASYEDIVGVPHSGVDFPGTDDGKNKHAPIIALVYGRIWACTTGNGKIKESDPDGGYGRVMIIKGDNDKLYLLAHLHDFAGRTAGEYVSPGDIVAHAGNTGNSTATHLHLEMIQCDLEMDMRMDMPKVLDTNYNRLHEKDGGEKGSERAFLKFTFRKKNKNSYFVAEESWKDYRLNPLTGEK, from the coding sequence GTGCTTTGGAGGGTATTTGAAGTAGATGCTCTTTATGTTGCGTATTATCTGAATAATGCCGGAGTGTTTGAGTTCAATCCGTATGAAGGTGTCCCCGTGCGCTTACGACATCCTATCTCGGAAGCTGAAAGAAAAAAAGTAAAAGATAAAGAACATCTGGCTCAAACGACGGTAGAAATTACATATAATCCCGGCTTTGTACCGGCAGTACCTTCGGATACGAATTCAAGCAAGGATAATAAGTTTTTGAGCAACTGTTCTTGCAATGGGATGGACTTTGCGGCAGTCAATTTTTGTTATCATTGTGCTTCATACGAAGATATTGTGGGCGTTCCGCATAGCGGTGTAGATTTTCCCGGAACAGATGACGGGAAAAATAAACATGCACCGATCATTGCATTGGTTTACGGTCGGATATGGGCGTGTACAACGGGTAACGGGAAGATAAAAGAAAGCGATCCAGACGGGGGGTACGGACGTGTCATGATAATAAAAGGAGATAACGATAAACTATATTTACTGGCGCACTTGCATGATTTTGCCGGACGAACAGCGGGAGAGTACGTGTCGCCCGGCGATATTGTTGCCCATGCGGGGAATACAGGTAACTCTACAGCAACGCACTTGCATTTGGAAATGATACAGTGCGATTTAGAGATGGATATGAGAATGGATATGCCGAAAGTGTTAGATACTAATTATAACCGATTACATGAAAAGGACGGAGGAGAAAAAGGAAGCGAGAGGGCTTTTTTGAAGTTTACTTTTAGAAAGAAAAATAAAAATAGTTATTTTGTTGCTGAGGAGTCGTGGAAAGACTATCGCTTAAATCCGTTAACGGGGGAAAAATGA
- a CDS encoding M48 family metallopeptidase, which translates to MQFSNLFVILYCVGTFLSFLLHNFIERAQYVFRKKYGRDIPPELAPYITLADAEKTCAYKDACYRLWVFEYGTSTALGAVLLLSGFYPHVFRALKSVSDNPYALTLIFALTVSIPSAVLSLPFEWYEEFVIEKRFGFSSMTLRLWIADKLKSIALALIVSVLLLSAMTAIFEHVSAWPFVLASVYVAFSLLMSFIYPRLIAPLFNKFTPLGEGALKSRISDFMERTGFKSSGVFIMDASKRSKHSNAYFTGFGKTKRVVLYDTLVEQLSVDEVGAVLAHELGHYKKHHIVKRFAVTIPLVYIVLFVAARLTSCEALYSGFGFSYDAALPYMKFIALFLLSEVFGAYGIFVRLVSNFFSRKDEYEADAYAKKLCGSGKPLSSALIALNRENNGEVRTAKIYSAFTYSHPTLLERLRALE; encoded by the coding sequence ATGCAATTTTCAAACCTTTTTGTCATCCTCTATTGTGTCGGAACTTTTCTTTCGTTTTTATTACATAATTTTATTGAGCGAGCCCAATACGTGTTTCGAAAAAAATACGGACGCGACATACCTCCGGAACTCGCGCCGTATATTACGTTGGCCGATGCGGAAAAAACGTGTGCATATAAAGATGCGTGCTATCGCCTTTGGGTTTTCGAATACGGTACATCGACGGCGCTCGGCGCGGTTTTGCTGCTTTCGGGCTTTTATCCGCACGTTTTCCGTGCGCTTAAGTCCGTATCCGACAATCCGTATGCGCTGACGCTCATCTTCGCGCTTACGGTATCGATTCCGTCCGCCGTCTTATCGCTCCCGTTCGAATGGTATGAAGAGTTTGTCATCGAAAAGCGTTTCGGTTTTTCTTCGATGACGCTTCGGCTTTGGATCGCGGATAAGCTCAAATCGATCGCCTTAGCCCTCATCGTGTCGGTGCTTTTACTTTCGGCGATGACGGCGATCTTCGAACACGTGAGCGCATGGCCCTTCGTGCTCGCAAGCGTTTACGTTGCGTTTTCGCTTCTCATGTCGTTTATCTATCCGCGCCTCATCGCTCCTCTTTTTAATAAATTTACTCCTCTCGGAGAGGGTGCGCTCAAGTCGCGTATCTCCGATTTTATGGAGCGCACGGGATTCAAATCGAGCGGAGTTTTTATCATGGATGCGTCGAAGCGCAGCAAACACTCGAACGCGTATTTTACGGGTTTCGGAAAAACCAAGCGCGTCGTGCTTTACGATACGCTCGTCGAACAGCTTTCGGTCGATGAAGTCGGCGCCGTCCTCGCGCACGAACTCGGCCACTATAAAAAACATCACATCGTAAAGCGTTTTGCCGTGACGATTCCGCTTGTGTACATCGTCCTCTTCGTCGCCGCCCGCCTCACTTCATGCGAAGCGCTTTACAGCGGATTCGGCTTTTCGTATGATGCGGCGCTTCCGTACATGAAATTCATCGCGCTCTTTTTGTTGTCGGAAGTTTTCGGCGCCTACGGCATCTTTGTTCGGCTTGTTTCCAATTTCTTTTCGCGAAAAGACGAATACGAAGCCGACGCGTACGCAAAGAAATTGTGCGGGTCCGGGAAACCGCTTTCGTCGGCGCTGATCGCATTGAATCGGGAAAACAACGGCGAAGTGCGGACGGCGAAAATCTACAGCGCGTTTACGTATTCGCACCCGACGCTGCTCGAACGCCTTCGCGCGCTGGAGTAG
- a CDS encoding SH3 domain-containing protein, with translation MMKKIFVLLCMVLYNLYCFAADYRVIKDSKLYDGNYYYRGNIKKGTLVQLWDTFISDGTNLSGNIVDFDYCCTINWYGEKRLIDLEAIVPAETKDLFDPDIVTTSLRKNGKYWTYVEDCDVLFSRDRKTYYEKNKAAIDYYEQKVRGSYDGPWYEGGVPLRTSGIYNVALILCKEWRVSLFVKNIEKTKKGYKIVAEISNTEVEEYEHDYKFLKETFIVGSDITLILHIDGDYLSFYTETNHLVVTCVLVDDVFKKQYRQLIANNTCDLSRVTWPRHADGSCDYETINKLQQGKRCRASDNLRLRSSGSTAGKPVVTIGKGTQVKVLAVGAEQTIDGITSNWVQVEVQAGAKDRDGKAIAAGTRGWCFGGYLK, from the coding sequence ATGATGAAAAAGATTTTTGTATTGTTATGCATGGTGCTGTATAATCTGTATTGCTTTGCAGCGGACTACAGAGTTATTAAAGACAGTAAATTATACGACGGGAATTATTATTATCGAGGGAATATAAAAAAAGGAACGCTCGTTCAATTATGGGATACTTTTATTTCAGATGGTACTAATTTAAGCGGTAATATCGTCGATTTTGACTATTGTTGCACTATAAATTGGTATGGCGAAAAACGCTTAATCGACTTGGAAGCGATTGTACCAGCCGAAACGAAAGATTTGTTTGACCCGGATATAGTAACAACCAGTTTAAGAAAGAATGGAAAATATTGGACGTATGTAGAAGACTGCGATGTACTTTTTTCTCGTGATAGGAAGACGTACTATGAAAAGAATAAAGCGGCGATAGATTATTATGAACAGAAGGTACGAGGAAGCTATGACGGTCCTTGGTATGAAGGTGGAGTTCCTTTACGTACTTCAGGAATTTATAATGTTGCATTAATTTTATGCAAGGAATGGCGAGTTAGCCTATTTGTTAAGAATATAGAAAAGACGAAAAAAGGGTATAAAATTGTTGCAGAAATATCGAATACGGAAGTTGAAGAATATGAACATGACTATAAATTTTTAAAAGAAACATTTATTGTAGGTTCTGATATCACATTAATATTACACATTGATGGAGATTATTTGTCGTTTTATACAGAGACAAATCATTTGGTTGTTACTTGTGTGTTGGTCGACGATGTATTCAAAAAACAATATAGACAATTAATTGCAAATAATACCTGCGACCTCTCCCGCGTCACCTGGCCGCGCCATGCCGACGGTTCTTGCGACTACGAAACGATAAACAAGCTACAGCAGGGTAAACGCTGCCGCGCTTCCGACAACTTGCGGCTTCGCTCAAGCGGCAGTACGGCAGGCAAGCCCGTCGTAACGATCGGCAAGGGCACGCAGGTAAAAGTGCTTGCCGTCGGAGCAGAGCAAACCATCGACGGCATTACAAGCAATTGGGTGCAAGTGGAAGTACAGGCAGGCGCAAAAGACAGGGACGGGAAAGCTATAGCTGCAGGGACAAGGGGCTGGTGCTTTGGAGGGTATTTGAAGTAG
- a CDS encoding aldo/keto reductase: MGLDERITLNNGILMPKFGLGVYKAGDATIRAVRTALECGYRLIDTAVFYNNETQVGKAIRESGVPREEVFVTTKMWNQDQRDNRQEDAFHESLNKLKLDYIDLYLIHWPVPGKFIDTWKYMEDFLASGKVRAIGVSNFLEHHLEELAAVSNVIPAVDQFECHPFLTRESLRDYCTSHSIIPEAWSPLGRGIVLESRTIAEIAKAYKKSAAQVTLRWDYQNGIITIPKSVDPKRIKENADIFDFSLTEDEMEKISDLDTGITKQDPDNFDF; the protein is encoded by the coding sequence ATGGGACTTGACGAAAGAATTACGCTTAACAACGGCATCCTCATGCCGAAGTTCGGACTCGGCGTTTACAAAGCGGGAGACGCGACGATTCGAGCGGTACGGACGGCTCTCGAATGCGGTTATCGTCTCATCGACACGGCGGTCTTTTACAATAACGAAACGCAAGTCGGCAAAGCGATCCGCGAAAGCGGCGTGCCGCGCGAAGAAGTTTTTGTAACGACAAAGATGTGGAATCAGGATCAGAGAGACAATCGACAGGAAGATGCGTTCCACGAAAGCCTCAACAAGCTCAAACTCGATTATATCGATTTGTATTTGATTCACTGGCCGGTGCCGGGTAAATTTATCGACACGTGGAAATACATGGAAGACTTCCTCGCGTCGGGAAAAGTGCGGGCGATCGGCGTAAGCAATTTTTTGGAGCACCATCTCGAAGAACTCGCCGCCGTCTCCAACGTCATTCCGGCAGTCGATCAATTCGAATGCCATCCGTTTTTGACCCGCGAAAGTCTCCGCGACTACTGCACTTCACATTCGATTATCCCCGAAGCGTGGAGTCCGCTCGGCCGCGGCATCGTGCTTGAAAGCAGAACGATCGCTGAAATTGCCAAAGCGTACAAAAAAAGCGCAGCGCAGGTAACGCTCCGCTGGGATTATCAAAACGGTATCATTACGATTCCGAAATCCGTCGATCCGAAACGCATCAAAGAAAATGCGGACATCTTCGATTTCAGTCTCACCGAAGACGAAATGGAAAAGATAAGCGATTTGGATACGGGCATCACAAAACAGGATCCCGATAATTTCGACTTTTAA